The following coding sequences are from one Triticum dicoccoides isolate Atlit2015 ecotype Zavitan chromosome 4A, WEW_v2.0, whole genome shotgun sequence window:
- the LOC119288595 gene encoding expansin-A15-like, with protein METRSKPWSFMLLAVVVAEASGFMPAEAAGWSKGSATFYGGSDASGTMGGACGYGNLYWTGYGTGTAALSEALGGGDGGWCNPPRAHFDMAQPAWLHIGIYKGGVVPVLYQRVACVKRGGVRFTMGGFEHFQLVLISNVAGTGDIKAVWVKGAGTERMPMSRNWGANWQSLAALAGQALTFGVTDTGGQTVVFPNVVPGLAFTSSLQFSY; from the exons ATGGAGACGCGGAGTAAACCATGGAGCTTTATGCtgctcgccgtcgtcgtcgccgaggcGTCGGGCTTCatgccggcggaggcggcgggctggTCGAAAGGCTCGGCCACGTTCTACGGCGGCAGCGACGCCTCCGGCACCATGG GTGGCGCGTGCGGGTACGGCAACCTGTACTGGACTGGGTACGGGACGGGGACGGCGGCGCTGAGCGAGGCGCT cggcggcggcgacggcggctggtGCAACCCGCCGCGCGCGCACTTCGACATGGCGCAGCCCGCCTGGCTCCACATCGGCATCTACAAGGGCGGCGTGGTGCCGGTGCTCTACCAAAG GGTAGCGTGCGTGAAGCGGGGAGGGGTGCGGTTCACCATGGGAGGGTTCGAGCACTTCCAGCTGGTGCTCATCTCGAACGTGGCCGGGACGGGGGACATCAAGGCGGTGTGGGTGAAGGGGGCGGGCACGGAGAGGATGCCGATGAGCCGGAACTGGGGCGCCAACTGGCAGTCGCTGGCGGCGCTCGCCGGCCAGGCGCTCACCTTCGGTGTCACCGACACGGGCGGCCAGACCGTCGTCTTCCCGAACGTCGTGCCCGGCCTGGCCTTCACCTCTAGCCTTCAGTTCTCCTACTGA
- the LOC119284729 gene encoding expansin-A12-like, translated as MARRSGAFSRLAVVVVAAYCLAAATPGAADWIKGSATFYGGSNAAGTMGGACGYGNLYSTGYGTNTAALSTSLFNDGAACGECYQVQCDQGSSPNCKPGVTVTITATNLCPTDYSKPNDNGGWCNPPRKHLDMAQPAWERIGVYRAGIVPILFQRVSCSRSGGVRFTINGNSYFELVLITNVGGPGSIRAVQIKGSRTGWTTMSRNWGANWQSNSYLNGQSISFAVTATNGQKVVFQDVAPSNWGFGQTFTNSGQFY; from the exons ATGGCGCGCAGGAGCGGAGCCTTCTCGCGCttggccgtcgtcgtcgtcgcggccTACTGCCTCGCCGCCGCGACGCCCGGGGCTGCCGACTGGATCAAGGGCTCCGCCACCTTCTACGGCGGGAGCAACGCCGCCGGCACCATGG GGGGCGCTTGCGGGTACGGCAACCTGTACTCGACGGGGTACGGGACGAACACGGCGGCGCTGAGCACGTCGCTCTTCAACGACGGGGCGGCGTGCGGGGAGTGCTACCAGGTGCAGTGCGACCAGGGCAGCTCCCCGAACTGCAAGCCGGGGGTGACGGTCACCATCACCGCCACCAACCTCTGCCCGACGGACTACTCCAAGCCCAACGACAACGGCGGCTGGTGCAACCCGCCGCGGAAGCACCTGGACATGGCGCAGCCCGCGTGGGAGCGCATCGGCGTCTACCGCGCCGGCATCGTGCCCATCCTCTTCCAGCGGGtgtcctgctccaggagcggcggcgTGCGGTTCACCATCAACGGCAACAGCTACTTCGAGCTGGTGCTCATCACCAACGTCGGCGGGCCGGGGTCGATCAGGGCGGTGCAGATCAAGGGGTCCCGGACCGGGTGGACCACCATGTCCCGGAACTGGGGCGCCAACTGGCAGTCCAACAGCTACCTCAACGGGCAGTCCATCTCCTTCGCCGTCACCGCCACCAACGGCCAGAAGGTGGTCTTCCAGGACGTGGCGCCCAGCAACTGGGGGTTCGGCCAGACCTTCACCAACTCCGGCCAGTTCTACTAG